The region aaattgATTCTCGCCATATGCACCCTGAACGTGAACTGTGACATTggcaaaaggaaaatttgatgaatgataaaaacggaaaataaaaatgctcAACTTTTAATTAACAGTGTTACACGTGGAAATAAGAGTCGTATGCAGAGTACGCATTACAAATGTACAGAACTGCAGCCAGGTAGTGAGAATATAGAGTTAGAGTGATAGACTAGAATGCGCATCTTCAGGAACCATCAAGAACTATGACATTGTTATCTCTGTTACAGTAGAATTCAACCAAGGAGTAATTTGTTTCATGGTTTGCACTCTAACGATGTCATACACTAGCTTGTGTTTTGGGGTACGTTGAAATCTGCTACTTTACATTTCGCCAATAAATGTAGAAAACAGGGATAGACAATGTGATACATTATTTTCGGTTTACACTGTAGACTTCCACATCGCTCCATACGTTCAGTGTGCAGCCCTGCTCTCGACTTTCCTTTTATTATAAAACCACCTCCAACAAAGGTTTGATATTGAAAACCTCCGATAGGTACAGCAAACGGCATCAATCGAGTACACGCTTCTATCTCTAGGGAAACCTATTTAAGCTTTactgaaacaattttctgaatttgattcccaatttaaattaacttttttttaaatggacaCAATTGCGCTCTCATGTGCTATTCATAAATTGTtgataaacattttgtatGGCAAGATAAAAGAAGAACATGACGTATTTCTACGTAGCACATTGTAGGGCGACGTGAATGTTAATACAATCTGCTTTCCAAcagataatttttgtttttattttcttaaatgtaggtaactttcaaaaaatctacCAGACAGGGAGTGCATAAAATTCACACAGTTTTATCGATGTAGATTGGCAACGTACCATTTAAGTATAATAACTTGTAGCGAGAGacaaatgcaacaaaaaaataatctcgTTGGAACCTAATTATCAGACTCCGTTCAGGAAGAGGCGTCCTTGATGAAATCATGTTTTATGCATGCCTGTTTCGTATTTAGGAGCTACTCATTAgcctgtgtgtgtgtgtcttcAGATTGTAGTTTAAACTAGATTATTCAGATAAactattttgaacattttgtttttgataaattaagTGAAAACATTTAGAAAACACACAgaatgtaatagatttcatCTAATTTCTTCAAATCGCCTTCGAATGTTCCCATTTTACAAGCGGTATTGCAACGTTGAAGTTGGATACTAATTCTTTGCttcaaatacattttcgtCTTTTCGCTCGTACTGTCttcaatcaacattttttttagcaaatttatttttttttgtttcatatgccgtttattttcaaatgaattaattaCAATTGAACTCAAACCATCTTCTTCGGCTAGTATCAGCGTTTATATAAGGGCACCACAGATACATCCACAGTAGCTGACTCACCCACTTTTGTCGAATTCAATTATTCCTTTCAATAGTTTTAATCCAGAATCCAGATATTTCAATGGTTGCTCCAAGACAGTTTTCAAAGTTGTAGACTATCCAATCGGGATTCGTTTTTATTACGACGATATTAAActaataatttcgaattttgtgtaaaataatttgcggagcaaaaaaatttcacgtcTTTTCTCAAAGCCTACCACATCGGTAGCAAATTTATAGAATGTGTTCATTTTGTGtatacaaaatttccatttaatgtgtttaatttgaattttttacacttCTTGTAGTAGCGTAACAATCCTGGCACAAGAATGAGTCCTCAGACACCTACTGTTTTTATAATCAAATGGGACTACAATAAGTGTTCGACGTCTCATTCTTTTCCCATGATTGGTGCGCTTACCCTGAACAGAATACATATTggataaattttcataagaCAAGTGAAAATTGTGTGGATTTAATGTACACTAAATGAaaaaccatatcgaaaaagtGTGTGTGTCAACTGCGATTGTTAGATAAAGAAGCAATTATTGTGgtacacaattttttattagtaCTTGTTCCAAGGTTATACATTTAGGAGGCCAAAACTATTGGGGTCAACGTCACGATAATCAAGGAAAGTTTAATTctacaaaaaggaaaatgttaagGAACACTAAAAGAACGGCTCGAATGTAGAGTATACGttatcaaatttgaaaacagtCACATTCCCAATAGTTGTTTTCTAAGGTTTCGTCGTGTGTCCAACAACAATTCAAGAATCTTGATATGcagttttgaatttaaattaagaTCCGATCacaatgaattaatttaatcGCAATAACAAATTCCTAACCAATATATCTACATTACAATGACACATATGCTACTTTAACAAGACTAATAACAATCAACATAAGAAAATAAACAGACGAAGCGTTTTACACATAGTCCGCATCTCGTTTCAATTAAAACAGTAGCAACTTTGAAGAATTTATGGCACGGTCGattgtttcataaataaatattataataGAATTAAGTCGAATTTCGGAcgtgcacaaaattttaaattgaagtattttcgtacaaaattttttggatgTCAGTTGAACTTGGAATTAAAAATAGCTAATTACGTCGATGATATACCAAAAAGGAGGGCTTTGTTTTTGATATATGTTGTCTTTGTATAAAAGAATGGTTGATTGTAATCTTTGATATCAGTCGATCAAGTGCCTTTTGTCAGTCAAATAATAGAATCCAGAGTTTGAAGCATAATGTTGTTTAAGATTGTAAGTAAAGCAAGAAGACGAGTTTTATTGAGATCAaataataaacgttttttttactaaaatttagACCATTTTCACCCTTGCTTTCGTTGCTGGAATTTTCGCCGAAGCAACTCCTGAAGCTAAACCAGCAATAGTAGCGCCACTTGCATATACATCTCCAGTGGTCGTTGATGCACCTGTCGTAACAGCCACAAGTTCCCAATTTATCGCTAGAAATTATAACGGTGTCGCAGCTCCTGTTGCGTACACAGCATACTCCCCATATGCATATGCTCCATACGCCTACGCTGTTAATCCTGTGGCACCATTGAAATACAGGACAGTTGTCTCTGCTCCGGTTAAATACACAGCGGCTACTGTTTTAGTATAATAATGAAACACGGAATATGATCCGCATTTAAGcgacaataaattaattgcttTTTGTAAGCTTACCAAAATGTCGTGTtgagtttatttaattttaaatttaattgtgtTTTAACGGACAGAGAAACGGATATCCATGATGCGTAAACTACAGATTAGTAAAATACCGTGGTCAGAAGTAACAACAGAAATATGAATACAAGTTTCGTTTAAGCTTTCAAAGAAGCATAGCATCTGCAACCAAGCagtagaac is a window of Bradysia coprophila strain Holo2 unplaced genomic scaffold, BU_Bcop_v1 contig_350, whole genome shotgun sequence DNA encoding:
- the LOC119080979 gene encoding uncharacterized protein LOC119080979 — encoded protein: MLFKITIFTLAFVAGIFAEATPEAKPAIVAPLAYTSPVVVDAPVVTATSSQFIARNYNGVAAPVAYTAYSPYAYAPYAYAVNPVAPLKYRTVVSAPVKYTAATVLV